A portion of the Mus pahari chromosome 17, PAHARI_EIJ_v1.1, whole genome shotgun sequence genome contains these proteins:
- the Cbx7 gene encoding chromobox protein homolog 7 isoform X1, translated as MELSAIGEQVFAVESIRKKRVRKGKVEYLVKWKGWPPKYSTWEPEEHILDPRLVMAYEEKEERDRASGYRKRGPKPRRLLQRLYSMDLRSSHKAKGNEELCFSLARPLGSGSPEGLVKAGAAELVEKGPLVPTLPFPLRKSRKAHKYLRLSRKKFPPRGPHLESHSHRQELSLQESAAPEVSQTTGDWEPMEQQPPEEAATAEVDLSNEPPPWTPSLPSSEVTVTDITANSITVTFREAQAAEGFFRDRSEKL; from the exons ATGGAGCTGTCAGCCATAGGCGAGCAGGTGTTTGCGGTGGAGAGCATCCGGAAGAAGCGCGTGCGGAAG GGCAAAGTTGAATATCTGGTGAAGTGGAAAGGATGGCCCCCCAA GTACAGCACCTGGGAGCCAGAGGAACACATCTTGGACCCTCGCCTTGTCATGGCCTACGAGGAGAA GGAGGAGAGAGACCGAGCCTCGGGGTATAGGAAGAGAGGTCCGAAACCCAGGCGGCTGCTGCAG CGGCTGTACAGCATGGACCTGCGGAGCTCCCACAAAGCCAAGGGCAATGAGGAGCTCTGCTTCTCTCTAGCGCGCCCACTCGGCAGCGGGAGCCCCGAGGGGTTGGTCAAGGCTGGGGCCGCTGAGCTGGTGGAGAAGGGCCCCTTGGTGCCTACCCTGCCCTTCCCGCTCCGCAAGTCGCGCAAAGCCCACAAGTACCTGCGGCTCTCGCGCAAGAAGTTCCCGCCACGCGGGCCCCACCTGGAGAGTCACAGCCATCGACAGGAGCTCTCCCTGCAGGAATCAGCAGCCCCAGAAGTCTCGCAGACCACCGGAGACTGGGAGCCTATGGAGCAGCAGCCCCCTGAGGAGGCGG CTACAGCAGAAGTCGACCTGTCCAACGAGCCTCCTCCCTGGACACCCTCGCTCCCCTCAAGTGAAGTTACCGTGACTGACATCACCGCCAACTCCATCACTGTCACCTTCCGCGAGGCTCAAGCCGCCGAGGGCTTCTTCCGGGACCGCAGCGAGAAGCTGTGA
- the Cbx7 gene encoding chromobox protein homolog 7 isoform X2, with amino-acid sequence MELSAIGEQVFAVESIRKKRVRKGKVEYLVKWKGWPPKYSTWEPEEHILDPRLVMAYEEKEERDRASGYRKRGPKPRRLLQESAAPEVSQTTGDWEPMEQQPPEEAATAEVDLSNEPPPWTPSLPSSEVTVTDITANSITVTFREAQAAEGFFRDRSEKL; translated from the exons ATGGAGCTGTCAGCCATAGGCGAGCAGGTGTTTGCGGTGGAGAGCATCCGGAAGAAGCGCGTGCGGAAG GGCAAAGTTGAATATCTGGTGAAGTGGAAAGGATGGCCCCCCAA GTACAGCACCTGGGAGCCAGAGGAACACATCTTGGACCCTCGCCTTGTCATGGCCTACGAGGAGAA GGAGGAGAGAGACCGAGCCTCGGGGTATAGGAAGAGAGGTCCGAAACCCAGGCGGCTGCTGCAG GAATCAGCAGCCCCAGAAGTCTCGCAGACCACCGGAGACTGGGAGCCTATGGAGCAGCAGCCCCCTGAGGAGGCGG CTACAGCAGAAGTCGACCTGTCCAACGAGCCTCCTCCCTGGACACCCTCGCTCCCCTCAAGTGAAGTTACCGTGACTGACATCACCGCCAACTCCATCACTGTCACCTTCCGCGAGGCTCAAGCCGCCGAGGGCTTCTTCCGGGACCGCAGCGAGAAGCTGTGA